The genomic DNA GTTTAAAAAAAAAAAGTAAATAACTAAAATCAGCCATATGAAAACCAACGCAAATTGATTTAAAATAACTGATTTGACTGAAAGTCAATACTATTCGGATATATAGTAATTAGTTATTTATGATTACTTATCATAGGATAAGACCTATAATTCTCCCTATTTAAACCCAATTAAATAGGAAGTATGTTTAATGATCTTTTTTTAATAGGTATATGTCCTATAACTGAACCATAATCACTTATGGTTAAGACATGAGTCAAAAGCCTTTCGATAGGTTCCTAAATCAATAGAAAACTATCTGATTTCTGTTTTTTCAAATATTTAATACTATTTTTAAACAAATTTTTCATTAACATACATGTCCTAATCATATCTTCTATAATCCAAACACATATGCATATAAATTTATGATATATTGTATAATATAAAGGTTACTATTTTAATTTTGTTTTTATATATTGAAACAAATATTTATTTAAATAAAATATCAAAAATTAACTAAAAAAATTAAACAATCAAATATATATTACATATTTTTTAATAAGTTTATGTAATTATTATATTACTTTTTTTGTTTAATAAATTTGTAATGAATACGTTACATATTCGACATTTATGTAATATATATATTACATATTCACGTGATGTAATTAATATATCACATCAATTGATACATTTCAAAAAGAATTGTTATTTAATATAAAATACATATATTATTAACATGACTACATTGGAAAAGATGAAAATCTTAACAGATTCCGCACAGTATGATCTTTGCGATTATGTCAACCATAACAAAAGTTCGCAGATTAACTTGCCTGGAATTTACGAAGCAATAGGTCATGATGGATGTAAAATCCCTCTTTTTAAGACTCTTTTAACAAACAAATGTAAAAATGACTGCAAATATTGCATAAACCAATCCAAAAGAAATTTCACACGATTGGAACTATCCCCTGAAGAGCTTGCAAAGGCATTTCTTGGATACTATAACAGGGGAATGGTCAATGGTTTGTTTTTAAGCTCCGGCATTTCCGGGGATGTGGATTCCACAATGGAAAAGCAGATAGAAACCGTCCATCTTCTTAGAAACAAGTACGGATATGACGATTATATTCACCTAAAGGTGGTTCCAGGAGCAAGTAAAGATTCCATTAAAAGGGCAATGGCTCTTGCAAATAGAGTCAGCATCAATATCGAAGCCGCAACACCATCCGGTTTGGCTGAATTATCCTCTACAAAGGATTATAATAAGGACATTTTGAAAAGATTGTCATGGATCAACAGTCTACAGCACAAAAGTACAACATATCCAAATTCTACCCACACCACACAGCTCATCGTTGGCGCCAACAATGAAAGTGACAAAGAGATTCTCACCAGAATGGAAAAAATCTACAAAAACTCCGACCTGAAGAGAACATATTTCTCAGCATTCACACCAATTGAAGAGACTGATCTTGGAAACAAACAGGCATGTTCAACCGATAGAACCGCCAAACTGTATAATGCGGACAGTCTACTTAACGATTACCATTATAATGTTAAAGAGTTGGTTTTTGATGAAAACGATAAGTTGTCTCTTGAACAGGACCCTAAAATTTTATCCGCAGAAAAGATGGATATTTTCCCTGTAGAAATTAACACAGCACCATTTGTGGAACTCATCAGGGTTCCTGGAATAGGCGTGAAATCAGCACGTCAAATAATATCTATTCGTAAAAAAATGCCATTCTCCAAAAAAGAAGAACTTAAAAAACTAGGGGTTGTAGTCGATAGGGCAGAACCTTACATCAAAATAAGTGGAGAATATCAAACTACTTTTGATTTTTAAGATTATTATTGATTTAATAGCTAATTATTTAAATTAAATCTAAAATAATTAAGTGTAAAATTAAGCATTATAATAGAAAAAATTTTATATCGAATATATTAAAATAGAATCTATTCACCACAATTTCAAGTGTAATCTATTATATTATAAATCCTTGAATAAAGCCCAAATTTCAGGATATTTTTTAGAAACAGCCTCTTCAATTAAAATTGAAGCTTCTTTGGAAATACTGAATTCGGGTTCGGTTTTTCTTAAATATCTAAAAACAGCTGAGGATTTGGATGACCATAAAGTAATCCTTGGATTTTTCTCAACGATTTCAATTACTTCATCTATATGTTCCTGCTTTACTTCGACTTCTTGTGATGATTGTAAACTGTCTTCGCTGCCTTGATCGCTAGGTAAGTCTTCGGATGGGCTATCATCATCTTCATCTTCTTGTGTTTCTTCGGCATCTTGCTGGACACCGCCATCTTTATCGGTATCGTTATCAACTTCTGAATCATTTTTATCATCTTCGATTTCTTCAAGAACCTCTTCAACACTTTCAGATTCATTCTCCTTCAGCATGTCCTCAAGAGATTGAGTTGAATTGCTGTCAAAATCCTCATTGTAAAAATCAGGTATCAATGAATCTAATCCTTTACCAAGCCCTTTCCTAGCCATTATAATTCCTCTCCGTCACGTTTAAGAATTTCTTTAGCTAACTTAAGATAAGCCTTTGTTCCGGTACTGTCAGGATCATATATCAAACATGGCTTACCAAAACTTGGAGCTTCGGCCAATCTGATATTTCTAGGAATGATTGTCTTGAATAATAAATCTGTACCGCCAAAGTAATTTTTCAATTCTTTATAAACGTCTTTACTAAGTCTAGTCCTTCTATCAAATAGAGTGAGGAGAATTCCTTTAATGGGAGTAGGGCTTCTAAGCCTTTTTTCGACTAATTTTATTGTATTAATCAAATCAGCTACTCCTTCTAGAGCATAATACTCAGCTTGGATAGGTATTAAAACACTATCTGAAGCTACTAATGCATTGACTGTTATGACTCCAAGAGAAGGAGGTAAATCAATGAATATGTAGTCAAATAATGGTACAACATCTTTAAGAGTTTCTTTTAAAATTATGTGGTAATTTTCACGTTTAGAAAGCTCCATTCCAGCACCACTAAGGGATATATTACTTGGGATAATAAATAAATTTTTAATAAACGTAGGAATTGTTGCTTTTTTTACATTAATATCCCCGATGATGGCATCATAGATTGTATTTTCTATTTTAGTCTTATCAATACCAAAACTTGTAGTAGCATTGGCTTGAGGATCCATATCCACAACCAAAACAGATTTGCCCATTACAGCCAGGGATGTTGCAGTATTCACAACGGTTGTTGTTTTACCGCAGCCTCCTTTTTGATTCATCACCGCAATTACTTCACTCATTAAAGAATTCTCCTTTATCTGATAAGTTTTAAGTTATCAGTTATGATTATAACTTAAAATCAAAGTACTAAAAGAATAACGTGTAAGTTATTCAGTATAAGTTAAAAGAATTAAGTTATATCTTTTAAATGAGAACTTAAAGGAAATAAGTTATCAGTTTTAACTTCTAAGGGATAGGAAATAAGGTTTAAGTTAAAACTTCTAAATTATAAAAAATAAGTTCTAAGAAATAACTTATCATAACTAACTTTTAACAAATAAGTTATATTTTATAACTTCTATCTTATAAAGTATTCGTTTTCACAAATAAGTTATTAGTTAAAATGTGTAAGTTAAATGTTATAAGTTATAACTTATAACTAAAAAATAATAAAAAAATAAAAGAAGGATTATTTAGCATTTTGCATTGTTCCTTCAAAATAGCTAGCATATCCTTTCAAGTCTAACATTCCATGTCCTGAGAAGTTCATGACAATGGTTTTTTCCTCACCTGTCTCTTTACATTTGAGAGCTTCATCAATAGTAGCCTTAATAGCATGAGTGGTTTCTGGAGCAGGAACGATACCTTGGTTACGAGCGAAAGTGATTCCAGCCTCGAAACAGTCCTTTTGATGAACAGATCTTGGTTCTATGTAACCTTCTTTAGTTAGAAGTGAAACAATCGGAGACATTCCGTGATATCTTAATCCACCTGCATGAACTGAAGGAGCTACAAAGTCATGACCTAATGTAAACATCTTGAGCATTGGAGTGAATCCGTTGGAATCTCCAAAGTCATAATCATAGGTTCCTTCGGTTAATGTAGGACAGGCGCTTGGTTCAACTGCAATGAATTGGGTATCTGAGTTTCCTTCAATCTTATCCTTAATGAATGGGAATAAAGATCCGGCCAGGTTACTTCCTCCACCAGCGCATGCAATCATGACGTCAGGCTCCTCTTCGGCAATTTCCAATTGGGTCTTCAATTCCTGACCGATTACAGTTTGGTGCAACATTACATGGTTTAAAACACTACCTAATGAGTATTTGACTTCCTCATTTTCCAATGCCTCTTCCATAGCTTCGGAAATGGCAACACCAAGAGAACCCGGATGGTCTGGGTTTTCAGCCAACACTTGGCGTCCGACCTTGGTATTTTCACTTGGGGATGCATAAATGTCGCTGTCATAGATGTGCATTATGTTCTTCCTGTCAGGTTTTTGGTTGAATGAGACCTTTACCATATAAACAGTACAGTCTATGCCCAATAGGTTACATGCCAATGATAATGCGGTACCCCATTGACCGGCACCGGTTTCGGTGGTTAATCTTTCAACACCCTCTTTTTTAGCAAAATAAGCTTGAGGAATAGCTGAATTTAACTTATGTGACCCTGTCGGTGAACTGTCTTCACGTTTAAAGTAAATTTTAGCTGGAGTATTTAAGTATTCTTCAAGTTTATTGGCTCTTACCAATGGAGATGGTCTTCCCATTTCCATGTATAGTTCTCTGACCTCTTTAGGAATAGTGATATAACGGTCTGTAGCAAATTCTTGTTCTAAGCCCGCTTTGGTAAACGCTAATTGTAAAGCTGCAATTTGATCCTTTCCCTCACTGTTTTTAGGAGCAGGAAGTGGAACAGGCAAATCTGCAAGCATATTATACCATTGCTTTGGCACTTCATCTGATGATAATTCTATTTTGTAAGTCATGAATATAATTATAATTAATGTACTATTTAAAGCTTTGTTGTACAAAAATGTACTATTAATTATTAATAATATAAAAAACAATTAAAAAATATGAGAATTTTAGCAATTGATGTTGGTACAGGAACACAGGACATAATGATATATGATAGTGAAAAAGAGCTGGAAAATGCAATAAAACTGGTTCTTCCATCCCCTCACCTATTTATTTCACAAAAAATAAGGGAAACAGAGAATGACATTTATTTCGATGGAGAAATAATGGGTGGAGGAAAAATAAAAAACACACTATTGGAACATATGGAAAAAGGATATAATGTCGTGATGGAACCAACATGCGCTAAAACAATCAGAGACAATAT from Methanobrevibacter thaueri includes the following:
- a CDS encoding radical SAM protein — protein: MTTLEKMKILTDSAQYDLCDYVNHNKSSQINLPGIYEAIGHDGCKIPLFKTLLTNKCKNDCKYCINQSKRNFTRLELSPEELAKAFLGYYNRGMVNGLFLSSGISGDVDSTMEKQIETVHLLRNKYGYDDYIHLKVVPGASKDSIKRAMALANRVSINIEAATPSGLAELSSTKDYNKDILKRLSWINSLQHKSTTYPNSTHTTQLIVGANNESDKEILTRMEKIYKNSDLKRTYFSAFTPIEETDLGNKQACSTDRTAKLYNADSLLNDYHYNVKELVFDENDKLSLEQDPKILSAEKMDIFPVEINTAPFVELIRVPGIGVKSARQIISIRKKMPFSKKEELKKLGVVVDRAEPYIKISGEYQTTFDF
- a CDS encoding AAA family ATPase gives rise to the protein MARKGLGKGLDSLIPDFYNEDFDSNSTQSLEDMLKENESESVEEVLEEIEDDKNDSEVDNDTDKDGGVQQDAEETQEDEDDDSPSEDLPSDQGSEDSLQSSQEVEVKQEHIDEVIEIVEKNPRITLWSSKSSAVFRYLRKTEPEFSISKEASILIEEAVSKKYPEIWALFKDL
- a CDS encoding ParA family protein — protein: MSEVIAVMNQKGGCGKTTTVVNTATSLAVMGKSVLVVDMDPQANATTSFGIDKTKIENTIYDAIIGDINVKKATIPTFIKNLFIIPSNISLSGAGMELSKRENYHIILKETLKDVVPLFDYIFIDLPPSLGVITVNALVASDSVLIPIQAEYYALEGVADLINTIKLVEKRLRSPTPIKGILLTLFDRRTRLSKDVYKELKNYFGGTDLLFKTIIPRNIRLAEAPSFGKPCLIYDPDSTGTKAYLKLAKEILKRDGEEL
- a CDS encoding TrpB-like pyridoxal phosphate-dependent enzyme — protein: MTYKIELSSDEVPKQWYNMLADLPVPLPAPKNSEGKDQIAALQLAFTKAGLEQEFATDRYITIPKEVRELYMEMGRPSPLVRANKLEEYLNTPAKIYFKREDSSPTGSHKLNSAIPQAYFAKKEGVERLTTETGAGQWGTALSLACNLLGIDCTVYMVKVSFNQKPDRKNIMHIYDSDIYASPSENTKVGRQVLAENPDHPGSLGVAISEAMEEALENEEVKYSLGSVLNHVMLHQTVIGQELKTQLEIAEEEPDVMIACAGGGSNLAGSLFPFIKDKIEGNSDTQFIAVEPSACPTLTEGTYDYDFGDSNGFTPMLKMFTLGHDFVAPSVHAGGLRYHGMSPIVSLLTKEGYIEPRSVHQKDCFEAGITFARNQGIVPAPETTHAIKATIDEALKCKETGEEKTIVMNFSGHGMLDLKGYASYFEGTMQNAK